In Oryza sativa Japonica Group chromosome 2, ASM3414082v1, the following are encoded in one genomic region:
- the LOC4329179 gene encoding inactive protein FON2 SPARE1, whose protein sequence is MSRRLGAAAAVLLLWLAVLTFALHGYYGGRLGSARRRNILLQHPALALHLPTRKMLLAVASFDDASSPSSLTTTDRHHHHHRHHGHHHHRGHDRWNRKGVPPTAAGPGEEVDPRFGVQKRLVPTGPNPLHH, encoded by the coding sequence ATGAGCCGGCGActcggcgccgcggccgccgtcctcctcctgtGGCTCGCCGTGCTCACCTTCGCCTTGCACGGCTACTACGGCGGCCGCCTCGGCTCCGCGAGGCGGCGGAATATCCTCCTCCAACACCCGGCGCTAGCGCTCCATCTCCCCACCAGGAAGATGCTCCTCGCCGTGGCGAGCTTCGACGacgcctcctcgccgtcgtcgttgacGACCACCGAtcgtcatcatcaccatcacagGCATCATGGCCACCACCATCATCGCGGCCATGATCGGTGGAACAGGAAGGGTGTCCCGCCGACGGCAGCTGGGCCGGGCGAGGAGGTCGACCCGCGGTTCGGCGTGCAGAAGAGGCTGGTCCCGACGGGCCCCAACCCCCTGCACCATTGA